From a region of the Rathayibacter sp. VKM Ac-2804 genome:
- a CDS encoding metallopeptidase family protein, which produces MPRARRSTARQSSSVRGGSRDRHGRGIRGAVTGPHLPPLQTRADFFETTIGSAFDYLRGAWPDELAGIRVDLASTPDVDPARLQGTGIARWRVDHAARRITLYRVPIERLAKLHRRDEWHQRMMIESYVFRAVAELLGRDPWDISPDRFRHH; this is translated from the coding sequence ATGCCCCGCGCACGCCGTTCCACCGCTCGTCAGTCGAGCTCGGTGCGCGGCGGCTCGCGCGACCGGCACGGCCGCGGCATCCGCGGAGCGGTCACCGGTCCGCACCTGCCGCCGCTGCAGACCCGGGCGGACTTCTTCGAGACCACGATCGGCTCGGCCTTCGACTACCTCCGCGGCGCCTGGCCGGACGAGCTGGCCGGCATCCGCGTCGACCTCGCCTCCACGCCGGACGTCGATCCGGCGCGGCTGCAGGGCACGGGGATCGCCCGCTGGCGCGTGGATCACGCGGCCCGGCGCATCACGCTCTACCGCGTCCCCATCGAGCGGCTGGCGAAGCTGCACCGCCGCGACGAGTGGCACCAGCGGATGATGATCGAGAGCTACGTCTTCCGCGCCGTCGCCGAGCTGCTCGGCCGCGACCCGTGGGACATCTCCCCGGACCGGTTCCGGCACCACTGA
- a CDS encoding DUF3499 family protein: MDRRQCSRTGCSLPAVVTLTYDYRDSLVAVGPLSPQPDPHGYDLCAEHDRRLLVPRGWETVRYLEPPLS, from the coding sequence ATGGACCGACGGCAGTGCTCGCGCACCGGGTGCAGCCTCCCCGCGGTCGTGACGCTGACCTACGACTACCGCGACTCGCTCGTCGCCGTCGGGCCGCTCAGTCCGCAGCCCGATCCGCACGGCTACGACCTGTGCGCCGAGCACGACCGGCGGCTGCTGGTGCCCCGGGGCTGGGAGACGGTCCGCTACCTCGAGCCGCCGCTGTCCTGA
- a CDS encoding DUF5719 family protein: MLPQLLPSPLASRAADGVVVTPVAADSALVCAGSLIDASDPEELRALADSGTSLWPRDATGDQSVLDEADVAAPGTGITRLDVPAESDPTPGGVTTQSIATEQLSGLSALGCAEPSADSWLVAGSTDVGRTSVLVLANPSEVAATVDLSLYGENGVVPATGATGIVVPAGTVRALPLAGLAPDVVQPVVRMTARGGEIAASLQSSAISGLTPQGVETTGPAAAPSTLTVISGFTVASPPADTAGDDGTGGEGTPVLRILAPGEADSTVSIEVANEDPSGIGTSTQVVVPAGRVGEVPLSGLADGSYRVTLTSDQPVVAAGRTTSTGPAGTDFAWFVSGTATEVPFGVGNTGEAGAVLHLANGSDTSASVQLESEAGSRTLDIGPFASVSAELGVDAVVVTSDQPVQASVSIANEGRIAGYAIVPPGPLSSPVTVYSH, from the coding sequence TCGTCACCCCGGTGGCGGCCGACAGCGCGCTGGTCTGCGCCGGCAGCCTGATCGACGCGAGCGACCCCGAGGAGCTCCGCGCCCTCGCCGACTCCGGCACCTCGCTCTGGCCCCGGGACGCGACGGGCGACCAGTCGGTCCTCGACGAGGCCGACGTGGCGGCCCCGGGGACCGGGATCACCCGCCTCGACGTCCCCGCGGAGTCCGACCCGACACCGGGCGGCGTGACGACGCAGTCGATCGCGACCGAGCAGCTGTCCGGGCTCTCCGCGCTCGGCTGCGCGGAGCCGTCGGCCGACAGCTGGCTCGTCGCCGGGTCGACCGACGTCGGCCGCACCTCGGTGCTCGTCCTCGCCAACCCGAGCGAGGTGGCCGCCACCGTCGACCTCTCGCTCTACGGCGAGAACGGCGTCGTCCCGGCGACCGGCGCCACCGGCATCGTCGTCCCCGCGGGCACCGTCCGCGCCCTCCCGCTCGCCGGGCTCGCCCCCGACGTCGTCCAGCCCGTCGTCCGGATGACCGCGCGCGGCGGCGAGATCGCGGCGAGCCTGCAGAGCAGCGCCATCTCCGGGCTCACCCCGCAGGGCGTCGAGACCACCGGACCCGCGGCCGCCCCGTCGACGCTCACCGTGATCTCCGGCTTCACCGTCGCGTCGCCTCCGGCGGACACCGCCGGCGACGACGGCACCGGCGGCGAGGGCACCCCTGTCCTGCGGATCCTCGCGCCCGGCGAGGCGGACAGCACCGTCTCGATCGAGGTCGCCAACGAGGACCCGAGCGGCATCGGCACCTCGACCCAGGTCGTCGTCCCCGCCGGCCGCGTCGGCGAGGTCCCGCTCTCCGGCCTCGCGGACGGCTCCTACCGGGTCACGCTCACCTCGGACCAGCCCGTCGTCGCAGCGGGCCGCACGACGTCGACCGGCCCCGCCGGGACCGACTTCGCCTGGTTCGTCTCGGGGACCGCCACCGAGGTGCCGTTCGGGGTCGGCAACACCGGCGAGGCCGGGGCCGTCCTGCACCTGGCCAACGGCAGCGACACCTCGGCGTCGGTGCAGCTCGAGTCGGAGGCGGGCAGCCGCACCCTCGACATCGGTCCGTTCGCGTCGGTGTCGGCCGAGCTGGGCGTCGACGCCGTGGTCGTCACGAGCGACCAGCCCGTGCAGGCGTCCGTCTCGATCGCGAACGAGGGTCGGATCGCGGGCTACGCGATCGTGCCGCCCGGGCCGCTGTCCTCGCCGGTCACCGTCTACTCGCACTGA